In a genomic window of Gemmatimonadales bacterium:
- a CDS encoding metalloregulator ArsR/SmtB family transcription factor, whose product MATALFEILAEPHRRRMLDLLREQEHTVGELVDALDMSQPAVSKHLRVLRDAGLVEARVDAQRRIYALRPEPLADVDAWLAPYRRFWRGKLAALQRHLASDG is encoded by the coding sequence ATGGCCACCGCCCTGTTCGAGATCCTCGCCGAGCCGCATCGCCGCCGGATGCTCGACCTGCTGCGCGAGCAGGAGCACACCGTGGGCGAGCTGGTGGACGCGCTCGACATGAGCCAGCCCGCCGTGTCCAAGCACCTGCGTGTGCTGCGCGACGCCGGCCTGGTCGAGGCACGGGTCGATGCCCAGCGCCGCATCTACGCCCTGCGGCCCGAGCCGCTCGCCGACGTCGACGCGTGGCTCGCGCCCTACCGCAGATTCTGGCGCGGGAAGCTTGCCGCGCTCCAACGCCACCTCGCCAGCGATGGCTGA